GTCCTATATACATATAGCAGAGgaacacaggcctttaatcccagcacttgggaggtagaggcaggaggatcaggatttcaagATTATCCTtggcaaagccaggcagtggtggcacatgcctttaattccagtactcgggaggcagaggcaggtggatctctgtgagttcaaggccagcctagtctacaagagctagttccaggacaggcctctaaaactacagcaaaaccctgtctcaaaaaaccaaaaaaaaaaaaaaaaaaaaagattatccttggctactggtgaatttaaggccagcatgagaccctgtcccagaaaacaaccaacaaaatacagacaggaaagagacagagatggtgtgtgggtgtgtgtggatgGGTGTGAATGGAGAAGAGAGGTCAGATCATAGCCAGGCAACAGTGTACACAACAGCCAAGGCCTCCTTCTGTCTGAAGCAGGCTTAGGACAGAAGGTGTGGGATATCCACAGGGACTGTGCCCTAAGGATCGGTCAGATCTCAGCCTCTGCTGTTTGCTAAAGTGTTTACAGACCCATCACTAAAGTTCACACCGTCCTGGCAAAGGAATAAAATCTTCTCACGAGCAAGATCTCTAGGTATGTAAGCCTTCTGCGTTTAAGTAGCACTGTCctgaaatccttttttttttaaaaaaaaatatttatttgttctgtatacaatattctgtttctgtgtatgcctgaaggccagaagagggcaccagacctcattacagatggttgtgagccaccatgtggttgctgggaattgaactcaggacctctggaagagcaggcaatgctcttaaccactgagccatctctccagcccctgaaatcctttttttaaaaaactattattatttatgaattcGACACTTATGGGATACCTTCTTAGCAAAGAAGTGTGCCTGGAAGTATAAttctttttccttaattatttaaACTCTTAAATAGTTGTTCATACACGTCGTTTTGGGATTGAAACAGGGAGGAGAAATATCAGCTATCTCAGAGAAATGGCCTTATGCTAAGTGAAGAATTCTTGTGCCTCGAGACTGGAGAGATTGTCTATTGGGGGGTCTCAGCAAGCAAGTGAAAAGTCCAGCCGCTAAACCTAGAGCGGCCTGGACGGCAGGAGGTGGGGGCGGAAGAAGAGGCGGGGCTCCAAGCCCACGTTGGTTGGCCGATTTCGCCCCCCTTCCCACCGTCGCCGCTCCTTGCAGGTTCTGGCGCGCAGTCAGGAGGAGGCACTCCCGGGCATGCGCGCGCGAGCACTTGTGACTTCGCCCCCATCCCCTGAAGCCCCCAGATGGAGCCTCTTTGGGAACTGCGCTTAGGTCCACCCTACAACCTTCTTCGGCGGTCTTCCCGACGGTTCCCGCCTCAGCCCCGCCCTCATGGACTCGCCAATCGCTGTGCGCTTGGAGCAGAAGTGGGTGGAGCCTAGGAAATTCGAAAGAAGCTCCGCCCCTCGGGAGCCTATTCCCGGGAACTGGAAGGTTGTGGAAGAAAAGCATCCTGCGTGGACGGTGAGGCGGAGTGGGAAGTGAAAACGGAGTGTACGCCGGAGGTGTGGCGGGGGTGTGGTGCCGGGAAGTGGAAAGGTGGTGGGAGAAGTGTGGCGGCGAATCCCGGATAATAACAAGGGGGAGGAGGAAtgtgcagagagaggcagatttacaATCAGGTGTTGGAGCCCGAGCTCTCTGCACCTTTCCCGAAAACAACGGGCTAGTTTCAGGGGCACGTGCTGTTTTTTGGCTCTTAGTTTACCATCACCATGCCTCCCCACCCCAGATAGTGCACCCTGAGTCTAGATGGGGGCATAGGGCAGGATGATAGACACCCGAGGTAGGCTTGTTGTCTTTCCTGCTCAGGTCTAAACTGATTCGCTTCGGCTGCCTGGGCATGGAAGAgttgaaagaaggtaaagatacCATGGAGGGGAGAATGAGGCCCCGAGAGTCTGCAGGGACTGATAGCTGACTTTTATTCTCATCCCTTCAGATGTCAAGTTCATTGTGGATGAGACCTTAGACTTTGGAGGGCTGTCCCCATCTGACAGGTACCAGCCCCTTTATCCTCCCTATTTTTCTCCAACGATACACCTTTAACTGTAACCCTTTACTGTTAACTTATTGGCCTCTAGAGCTGGGGTTGGTAATTTAGCAGCCTATAGTGTACTCTGATGCCACCAGTATGGAGGAATCGGGCCTCTAGGACACAACTTGGATGCTGGTGGGGAGAAGATGGAGTTACATTTCCGGGTTAATGTAAATGAAAGGTAAATGTGTGTGGGCATGTTGAGGCATGTCCATGGAATTCATGGAGTGTGCAGACCACCCCCCTCCTCCCAGGACAGacctgagtgagtgtgtgtgcatatacacacacgtgcgctcgcacatgcacacacactcacacagaggaAGCACAGAGGATTTTGAATTTGAGaacattctggtctacagagttgagaccttgtcttggaaaatgGGGAGcgggaaaaagaaaataggagaagCTAAAGGCTTGCTGGGCCTCCGCAGAACCAGGTATCTCATGTAAAGGCAGTTCTCATAGCCAGCGTGGAGTCGGGGTTTGGGACggtccctgcctctacttcaggCATGCCTTCTGCAATCTTTTGTGTGGCATGGTGCCATGTTTGCTTTCTCAGTCATGAGGAGGAAGACCTAACAGTGTTGGTGAGTCCAGAGAAACCTCTCCGACGGGGCCTCTCTCACCGGAGTAACCCGAACACAGTAGCTCCCAATCTCCAGGGTGTGAGGTTCAGTCTGGGCCCGCTCAGTCCAGAGAAGCTGGAGGAGATCCTTGATGAAGCCAACCGCCTGGCAGCTCAGCTAGAGGAGTGTGCCCTGCAAGATCGGGAGGGTGCAGGGGCTGGCCCTGGGAAGCCCAGCTCCAGAGGGAAGCCCAGCCCTCGGCGGGAGACGTTTGTCCTGAAGGACAGCCCTGTCCGGGATCTGCTGCCCACTGTGAGCTCTTGGAGCACACCGTCCCCAAGCAGCCTAGCCGGACTCCGAAGCAGTGATAAGAAGGGGTCTACCAGGGCTGCTCGGGTGGCAGCTGGAAAGAAGCTTCCCGTCACAAAAAAGGTGAGCGTGGAGGGTTGGATTGCATGTGTGCCCTAGACAAGGTGCCCCAGACAACGACAAGTGGTTCCCTCACTGGTCAGAGGGAGAAAATTAATCTACCCGTGGAGTTGTTGGGATTAAGTGAATTGGATTGGAGGTGGAGCTGGGTGGGTGGTGTCTGCCTAGCAtaaatgaagccctgggtttgagccccagcatcACGTAAATGCATATGATAAATGGAAATGTCTAAGTATATACTTGTAATCCCAAgactctggaggtagagacaggaaggtcaggagttcaaggtcatccttgaggGGCTCTAtgctgagtttgagaccagcctgggccatatGACTCCCTTGTTTCAAAAAGCAGCAATAGGCAGATAGATGGGATGGATCAGTGAGGCTTTCTACCAAGCCTGATGGACATGGGTTCAAACCTTGTGACCTGCATGACGAGAACTGAcgcccacaagctgtcctctgacctctacatgtatgttGGATACATGTGTAtgtcacacacaataaatataaaatgactttaaaagaaagaaaacacctacCACAGATCTTGTTGGCAGCTAATCTCTTCCTCGCTGGTTCTAGACAACGGCCTGCCTCCCACATCTTTTCCTTCATGCCTTCAGCCGGCAGAACACATGCTGTCTCCTTTCTAGTCCTTTCTTGTTCCTTGCTCGGTTTCAGGAATCGCCCACTTGCAACCTGTTCCCTGCATCCAGAAGCCCAGCGCTCTCTCCTCTTGCACAATCAACTCTTCCCCTCCGGCGGAAAACTGGGCCCAATGCACGGACAACAGCAAGTGAGACCCGGGCAGCCAAGATGTGGGTGACGCTggcatggaggagaggagaggtgggactCACCCAGAAATGTCTTCACTCCCCTCCACAGGCCCACCAGTCCCGGTCAGACCAGTCCTAGCTCCACAGCCCT
The genomic region above belongs to Arvicola amphibius chromosome 14, mArvAmp1.2, whole genome shotgun sequence and contains:
- the Psrc1 gene encoding proline/serine-rich coiled-coil protein 1; protein product: MEELKEDVKFIVDETLDFGGLSPSDSHEEEDLTVLVSPEKPLRRGLSHRSNPNTVAPNLQGVRFSLGPLSPEKLEEILDEANRLAAQLEECALQDREGAGAGPGKPSSRGKPSPRRETFVLKDSPVRDLLPTVSSWSTPSPSSLAGLRSSDKKGSTRAARVAAGKKLPVTKKESPTCNLFPASRSPALSPLAQSTLPLRRKTGPNARTTASPPVPVRPVLAPQPSTSNSQCSTRLQGAAAKSSARLPPPSAIPRPATRMPLTGRSVPPSKSTLTPESLSTRKGLPSAVGHRAPVPQRANLPTTRAPRGRTQPLRKAAVPGPTR